From one Flavobacteriales bacterium genomic stretch:
- a CDS encoding TetR/AcrR family transcriptional regulator: protein MDPKKQEILEQSLKLFMRLGIKSLTMDDVATQLRMSKKTLYEHFTDKNDLVEQAVAAVCGFHRETINAICERSLNAIDENEEITKFIVGQIGSMHPSVQFDLQKYHPKAWEIMEQREQEDVYTCVSSNLRKGIAEGLYREDLDVEVITRLYIARIDSTWDGRVFPSDRFNLSDVLWKHFEYHIRGIASKKGVAYLEKKAKKERA, encoded by the coding sequence ATGGACCCGAAGAAGCAAGAGATCCTGGAGCAGTCGCTGAAGCTCTTCATGCGCTTGGGCATCAAGAGCCTGACCATGGACGACGTGGCCACGCAGCTGCGCATGAGCAAGAAGACGCTGTACGAGCACTTCACCGACAAGAACGACCTGGTGGAACAGGCGGTGGCCGCGGTGTGCGGCTTCCACCGGGAGACCATCAATGCCATCTGCGAACGGAGCCTCAACGCCATCGACGAGAACGAGGAGATCACCAAGTTCATCGTGGGACAGATCGGAAGCATGCACCCCAGCGTGCAGTTCGACCTTCAGAAGTACCACCCCAAGGCGTGGGAGATCATGGAGCAGCGCGAGCAGGAGGATGTGTACACATGTGTGAGCTCCAACCTGCGCAAGGGCATCGCCGAGGGCCTGTACCGCGAGGACCTCGATGTAGAGGTGATCACGCGCCTGTACATCGCGCGCATCGATTCCACCTGGGACGGCCGTGTATTCCCTTCGGACCGATTCAACCTGAGCGACGTGCTCTGGAAGCACTTCGAGTACCACATCCGTGGCATCGCCAGCAAGAAGGGCGTCGCCTACCTCGAGAAGAAAGCCAAGAAAGAACGCGCCTGA
- a CDS encoding efflux RND transporter periplasmic adaptor subunit has product MRQSLLILPLIAVLAACGGGNVDAEPQLTAKRATRDSLKTERDKLNKSIAEIENWLAANDPDLKRSLPMVTTYSLQVKPFAHWTEAHGSVRADQNALVYTTSGGEVRRILAQQGQSVAKGQLIVDIDTDALRESIRQAEAQVELARKVYEKQAGLWQQKIGSEVQYLQAKANKDAGEAQLLSLKEQLRGAEVRAPFAGVVDEIFSNLGDMANPMQPVARVVALGKASIECDLAEDLLTKVKVGDPVEVVLPETGEKLMATIDQVGQYINPNNRSFKATLRMDNGTKLRPNQLANVRIRDMDVPEALVVPSRLVMENSAGQAYVFVLEENGGQARTRKQFVKVLSAQGGELLVQREENGLKGGETLIDQGARLVVDQQEVQVLKGA; this is encoded by the coding sequence ATGCGTCAATCACTCCTGATCCTCCCGCTCATCGCAGTGCTCGCAGCATGCGGCGGCGGTAACGTCGATGCCGAACCGCAGCTGACGGCCAAGCGCGCCACACGCGACTCGCTGAAGACCGAACGCGACAAGCTCAACAAGTCCATCGCCGAGATCGAGAATTGGCTTGCGGCCAACGACCCTGACCTGAAGCGCTCCCTGCCCATGGTGACCACCTACTCGTTGCAGGTGAAGCCCTTCGCGCACTGGACCGAAGCGCATGGCAGCGTGCGCGCCGACCAGAATGCGCTGGTGTACACCACCAGTGGCGGTGAGGTGCGCCGCATCCTAGCGCAGCAAGGGCAGAGCGTGGCAAAGGGCCAATTGATCGTCGATATCGACACCGACGCGCTGCGCGAGAGCATCCGTCAGGCCGAAGCGCAAGTGGAACTGGCGCGCAAGGTGTACGAGAAGCAAGCAGGCCTCTGGCAGCAGAAGATCGGCAGCGAGGTGCAATACCTGCAGGCCAAGGCGAACAAGGATGCGGGCGAAGCGCAACTCCTTTCGCTTAAAGAGCAACTGCGCGGCGCCGAGGTGCGTGCGCCTTTCGCCGGCGTGGTGGACGAGATCTTCTCCAATCTTGGCGATATGGCCAATCCCATGCAGCCGGTTGCGCGCGTGGTGGCGCTGGGCAAGGCCAGCATCGAATGCGACCTGGCAGAAGACCTGCTCACCAAAGTGAAGGTGGGAGATCCCGTGGAAGTGGTGCTGCCCGAGACCGGTGAGAAGCTCATGGCCACCATCGACCAGGTGGGCCAGTACATCAACCCCAACAACCGCAGCTTCAAGGCCACCTTGCGCATGGACAACGGCACCAAGCTCCGTCCCAATCAACTCGCTAACGTGCGCATCCGCGACATGGACGTGCCCGAAGCCCTGGTGGTGCCCAGCCGCCTGGTGATGGAGAACAGCGCCGGCCAAGCCTACGTGTTCGTGCTGGAAGAGAACGGCGGACAGGCGCGCACACGCAAGCAGTTCGTGAAGGTGTTGAGCGCGCAAGGAGGCGAGTTGCTGGTGCAGCGCGAAGAGAACGGCCTCAAGGGCGGCGAGACGCTGATCGATCAGGGCGCGCGCCTAGTGGTTGATCAGCAGGAAGTGCAAGTGCTGAAGGGCGCTTGA
- a CDS encoding TolC family protein → MRTAITILISAAAIATQAQGPISLTLKEAMDMAAKQAYAVQASALEAEKMQHRVKEITAIGLPQINGEVQLQNFIDVPTQLIPNFFTPGQGPEFVAAQFGLPWNASAGATLSQLLFDGSYLIGLKATKALAQQSREELEKARADARNQAAKAYYGVLAAEEGARITAEGIPLIEQSLREARAMLEAGFLEETDVDRLTIQLEQTTSLENSFQQQANVARMLLALTLGAPQGTPITLTDDLKALLNDADETALSEQAFQPAQHIELQGAETLVRLQTLNMRNERSKQLPSLGGFLSHQQVWNGPDFDPGGTYPFYPTTVWGLKLNVPVISSGSRHHKVKQASIALKQVEVSRTATEQRLLAEAERARSQARTAFENYRTEERNLLLAQRIVERTSIKFGQGAASSFELTQERGNSLMAQQQYVQRLVELLTARADLRRALDLY, encoded by the coding sequence ATGAGAACAGCCATCACCATCCTCATATCCGCAGCGGCCATCGCCACGCAAGCCCAAGGCCCCATCAGCCTCACGCTTAAGGAGGCCATGGATATGGCCGCGAAGCAGGCCTACGCCGTGCAAGCGAGTGCGCTGGAAGCCGAGAAGATGCAGCACCGCGTGAAGGAGATCACCGCCATCGGCCTTCCGCAGATCAACGGCGAGGTGCAGCTGCAGAACTTCATCGACGTGCCCACGCAGCTGATCCCGAACTTCTTCACGCCGGGTCAGGGCCCCGAATTCGTTGCCGCGCAGTTCGGGTTGCCCTGGAACGCCAGCGCCGGAGCCACCCTCAGCCAATTGCTCTTCGATGGCAGCTACCTGATCGGCCTGAAAGCCACCAAGGCCCTGGCCCAGCAGAGCCGCGAGGAATTGGAGAAGGCGCGTGCTGACGCGCGCAACCAGGCCGCCAAAGCCTACTACGGCGTGCTCGCTGCCGAGGAAGGCGCGCGGATCACCGCCGAGGGCATCCCGCTGATCGAGCAGAGCCTCCGCGAGGCCCGGGCCATGTTGGAGGCCGGCTTCCTCGAAGAGACCGATGTGGACCGCCTCACCATCCAGCTCGAGCAGACCACGAGCCTGGAGAACAGCTTCCAGCAGCAGGCCAATGTGGCGCGCATGCTGCTCGCGCTCACCCTCGGTGCCCCGCAAGGCACGCCAATCACGCTCACGGATGACCTGAAGGCATTGCTGAACGATGCTGATGAGACCGCCTTGAGCGAGCAGGCCTTCCAGCCTGCCCAGCACATCGAGCTGCAGGGCGCCGAGACCCTCGTTCGCCTGCAGACACTGAACATGCGCAATGAGCGCAGCAAGCAGCTGCCCAGCCTCGGCGGGTTCCTCAGCCACCAGCAGGTATGGAATGGCCCCGACTTCGACCCCGGCGGCACCTATCCGTTCTATCCGACCACGGTTTGGGGGCTCAAGCTCAATGTGCCGGTGATCAGCAGCGGCAGCAGGCATCACAAGGTGAAGCAGGCGAGCATCGCGCTGAAGCAAGTGGAGGTGAGCCGCACCGCCACCGAGCAGCGCTTGCTGGCCGAAGCGGAGCGCGCGCGCAGTCAGGCCCGCACCGCCTTCGAGAACTACCGCACCGAAGAGCGCAACCTGCTGCTCGCGCAGCGCATCGTTGAGCGCACCAGCATCAAGTTCGGGCAGGGCGCCGCCAGCAGCTTCGAGCTGACCCAGGAGCGCGGCAACAGCCTCATGGCCCAACAGCAATACGTGCAGCGCCTCGTGGAACTGCTCACCGCTCGTGCCGATCTGCGCCGCGCACTCGATCTCTACTGA
- a CDS encoding DsbA family oxidoreductase: MRAATLSVVLWALSSAASAQFQPMSTTPIGADQPLTIEVWSDVVCPFCYIGKRELESALSRFPHRDQVKVVWKSFELDANAPDRAPHDTYGMLMERYRIGREEAVARVSGVTQRAASLGLKYDYDKVIVGSSFQAHRLLQYAKSKGKGDAMKERLFRAYFTEGKHLADKPTLVALAKEVGINADEVRYDLDNDAWVREVRADEQEARQLGVSGVPFFVFDRRFAVSGAQSSAVFQQALEKAWAERGK, encoded by the coding sequence ATGCGCGCCGCCACCCTCTCCGTGGTCCTATGGGCCTTGTCCAGCGCGGCTTCCGCTCAATTCCAACCCATGTCCACCACCCCCATCGGCGCTGATCAACCGCTCACCATCGAGGTGTGGAGCGATGTGGTCTGCCCGTTCTGCTACATCGGCAAGCGCGAGCTCGAGAGCGCTTTATCCCGTTTCCCGCACCGCGATCAGGTGAAGGTGGTGTGGAAGAGCTTCGAGTTGGATGCCAATGCTCCCGACCGCGCCCCGCACGATACCTATGGCATGCTCATGGAACGCTACCGCATCGGCCGGGAAGAAGCCGTGGCGCGTGTGAGCGGTGTTACGCAACGCGCCGCCAGCCTTGGGCTGAAGTACGACTACGACAAGGTGATCGTAGGCTCCTCCTTTCAGGCGCACCGGTTGCTGCAATACGCCAAGAGCAAGGGCAAGGGCGATGCAATGAAAGAGCGGCTCTTCCGCGCCTACTTCACCGAGGGCAAGCACTTGGCCGATAAGCCCACGCTGGTGGCACTGGCGAAAGAGGTGGGTATCAATGCCGATGAAGTGCGCTACGACCTGGACAACGACGCTTGGGTCCGGGAGGTGCGCGCCGATGAGCAAGAGGCGCGACAGCTCGGGGTGAGCGGCGTGCCGTTCTTCGTGTTCGACCGGCGCTTCGCGGTGAGCGGGGCTCAGAGCAGCGCAGTATTCCAGCAGGCACTCGAAAAGGCGTGGGCGGAGCGGGGGAAGTGA
- a CDS encoding efflux RND transporter permease subunit produces MSHDNGHSLSDSKRFSISSWAVDNRATVMVLSILIALIGWNAYQGMPREAFPEVVTPEIFVSTFYPGNAPEDMEKLVTRPIEKEIKTITGVDDILSTSVQGYSTIHVKFDFSVSPTEALRKVKDAVDKAKADPDFPTDLPAEPGVFEMNFSEMMPVMNINLSGDYSLDQLNKWAEQLEDKLEDLEEVNKVEIRGVPKKELRISLDLPKMEARQISFQDVAGAVQSENLSVSGGEVLIDGMRRTVSVNGEFTDPEEVKEIIVKQENLEIVRLGEIAEVAFTYVEPTSFAREFGQPVVMVDVIKRSGKNLLVLSDSVKAQLSRFQRDVLPRDLNVSITGDMSDQTRTQVDELENSIIFGILLVVGVLMFFLGLRNAVFVGIAIPMSMLLSFIVLNSMGYTLNMMVLFSLVLALGMLVDNGIVVIENTHRLMGEGQNPIRAAKNGIGEVAWPIIASTATTVAVFIPLLLWPGIMGEFMKFLPITLMVVLASSLFVGLIINPMLASRYMQVKQEGPTRFLTFKVGGWMTGLGLLFSLLGHFGNSKFLFTLGNLALAFGLFGYLNHFVLYPASVRFQTITMPRLEQRYRTFLVWVLEGGRPRWMFLGTIGLLFLSFALTGIFPPNTLFFPVNEPLYVNVFVEKPIGTDIHETNLTTLEVERRIKEVLDRPEYNDEVNDTLHDGSTVKKMRNFMVTSVIAQVGEGTSDPMSGPSFDATPHKGRVQVTFAKFAKRRGLRSMHLMHEIREAVRGVPGVTLIVDKDPAGPPVPKAINLEIKGDDVNALIAEGEKVREFLKDQHIDMVEELKLDIELGKPEMPIVIDRAKARRYNVSTWAIGDALRTALYGREVSTYKQGEDDYPVNIRLKDEFRYDPEVLMGMRVTFRDQTNGQIRQVPISALASPTYTSTFSAVKRKDLKRMVQVHSNVTDEFKKEQVVNEVIAAFESYPKDPRFTYEFTGELKEQAKEMSFLSTALMIAVFLIFMIIVAQFNSAAIPGIIVSSVVFSLIGVFLGLVIFRMEFVIMMTMVGIISLAGIVVNNAIVLVDFMMLLQSRRKAELGLEPHQRLPMPEVLATIEDAGARRLRPVLLTAITTVLGLIPLAIGININFFTLFSELDPQFVLGGDNTVFWGPMSWTVIFGLVFATFLTLVIVPVMFLLLTKVLYRWVPVRGQMTSGDQGAAPAAPPALG; encoded by the coding sequence ATGTCACACGACAACGGCCATTCCCTTTCCGACAGCAAGCGCTTCAGCATCTCCTCGTGGGCGGTGGACAACCGCGCCACCGTGATGGTGCTCAGCATCCTCATCGCCCTTATCGGCTGGAACGCCTACCAAGGCATGCCGCGCGAGGCCTTCCCTGAAGTGGTCACGCCGGAGATCTTCGTGAGCACCTTCTATCCGGGCAATGCGCCCGAGGACATGGAGAAGCTGGTCACCCGCCCCATCGAGAAGGAGATCAAGACCATCACCGGCGTCGATGACATCCTGAGCACGAGCGTGCAGGGATACAGCACCATCCATGTCAAGTTCGACTTCAGCGTTTCGCCCACCGAGGCGCTGCGGAAAGTGAAGGACGCCGTGGACAAAGCCAAGGCCGACCCCGACTTCCCCACAGACCTGCCCGCAGAACCCGGCGTGTTCGAGATGAACTTCTCGGAGATGATGCCGGTGATGAACATCAACCTCAGCGGCGACTACAGCCTTGACCAATTGAACAAGTGGGCTGAGCAGCTAGAGGACAAACTGGAGGATCTTGAAGAGGTGAACAAGGTGGAGATCCGCGGCGTGCCGAAGAAGGAACTGCGCATAAGCCTCGACCTGCCGAAGATGGAAGCGCGCCAGATCAGCTTCCAGGATGTGGCTGGCGCCGTGCAAAGCGAGAACCTCAGTGTGAGCGGCGGCGAAGTGCTGATCGATGGAATGCGCCGCACCGTGAGCGTGAACGGCGAATTCACGGATCCCGAAGAAGTGAAGGAGATCATCGTGAAGCAAGAGAACCTGGAGATCGTGCGCTTGGGCGAGATTGCCGAGGTGGCCTTCACCTACGTGGAGCCCACCAGCTTCGCCCGCGAGTTCGGTCAGCCTGTGGTGATGGTGGACGTGATCAAGCGCAGCGGCAAGAACCTGCTCGTGCTGAGCGATAGCGTGAAGGCGCAGCTCTCGCGCTTCCAACGCGATGTGCTGCCGCGCGACCTCAACGTGTCCATCACCGGCGATATGAGCGACCAGACGCGCACGCAGGTGGATGAACTGGAGAACTCCATCATCTTCGGAATCCTGCTGGTGGTTGGCGTGCTCATGTTCTTCCTGGGCCTGCGCAACGCGGTATTCGTGGGCATCGCCATCCCCATGAGCATGCTGCTGAGCTTCATCGTGCTCAACAGCATGGGCTATACACTGAATATGATGGTGCTCTTCAGCCTCGTGCTCGCGCTGGGCATGCTGGTGGACAACGGCATCGTGGTGATCGAGAACACCCACCGCCTCATGGGCGAAGGGCAGAACCCGATCCGCGCAGCGAAGAATGGCATCGGCGAAGTGGCGTGGCCCATCATCGCCAGCACCGCGACAACGGTGGCGGTCTTCATCCCGCTGCTGCTATGGCCCGGCATCATGGGTGAGTTCATGAAGTTCCTGCCCATCACCCTCATGGTGGTGCTGGCCTCATCGCTCTTCGTGGGCCTCATCATCAATCCCATGCTGGCGTCACGCTACATGCAGGTGAAGCAGGAAGGCCCCACGCGTTTCCTCACGTTCAAAGTAGGTGGGTGGATGACCGGCCTTGGCTTGCTCTTCAGCTTGCTCGGCCACTTCGGGAACAGCAAATTCCTCTTCACGCTCGGCAACCTCGCGCTGGCCTTCGGTCTCTTCGGATACCTGAACCATTTTGTGCTCTATCCCGCAAGCGTGCGCTTCCAGACCATCACGATGCCGCGATTGGAGCAGCGCTATCGCACCTTCCTCGTGTGGGTCCTGGAGGGCGGGCGTCCGCGCTGGATGTTCCTCGGCACCATCGGGCTGCTGTTCCTCTCCTTCGCGCTCACGGGCATCTTCCCGCCCAACACGCTCTTCTTCCCGGTGAACGAGCCGCTCTATGTGAACGTGTTCGTTGAGAAGCCCATCGGCACCGATATCCATGAGACCAACCTCACCACGCTCGAAGTGGAGCGCCGCATCAAGGAAGTGCTCGATCGCCCGGAGTACAACGACGAAGTGAACGACACCCTGCACGATGGCAGCACGGTGAAGAAGATGAGGAACTTCATGGTCACCAGCGTGATCGCGCAAGTGGGCGAAGGCACCAGCGACCCCATGAGCGGACCCAGCTTCGATGCCACGCCGCACAAGGGCCGCGTGCAAGTCACCTTCGCGAAGTTCGCCAAGCGCCGTGGCCTGCGCTCCATGCACCTGATGCACGAGATCCGCGAAGCCGTGCGCGGCGTGCCGGGCGTTACCCTCATCGTGGACAAGGATCCAGCTGGCCCGCCCGTGCCCAAGGCCATCAACCTTGAGATCAAGGGCGATGATGTGAACGCGCTGATCGCCGAGGGCGAGAAGGTGCGCGAGTTCCTCAAGGACCAGCACATCGACATGGTGGAGGAGCTGAAGCTCGACATCGAACTGGGCAAGCCAGAGATGCCGATCGTGATCGACCGCGCGAAGGCACGCCGCTACAATGTGAGCACCTGGGCCATCGGCGATGCGCTGCGCACAGCACTCTACGGCCGCGAGGTGAGCACCTACAAGCAGGGCGAGGATGATTACCCCGTGAACATCCGCCTGAAGGATGAATTCCGCTACGACCCAGAGGTGCTCATGGGCATGCGTGTCACCTTCCGCGACCAGACCAACGGCCAGATCCGCCAAGTGCCCATCAGTGCGCTGGCCTCGCCCACGTACACCAGCACCTTCAGCGCTGTGAAACGCAAGGACCTGAAGCGCATGGTGCAGGTGCATAGCAATGTCACCGATGAGTTCAAGAAGGAGCAAGTGGTGAACGAGGTTATCGCGGCCTTCGAGAGCTATCCGAAGGACCCGCGCTTCACCTACGAGTTCACCGGCGAGTTGAAGGAGCAGGCCAAGGAGATGTCATTCCTGAGCACCGCGCTCATGATCGCCGTCTTCCTCATCTTCATGATCATCGTCGCGCAGTTCAACAGCGCGGCAATCCCGGGCATCATTGTGAGCAGTGTGGTGTTCTCGCTGATCGGCGTATTCCTGGGCCTGGTGATCTTCCGCATGGAGTTCGTGATCATGATGACCATGGTGGGCATCATCTCACTGGCGGGCATCGTGGTGAACAACGCCATCGTGCTCGTTGACTTCATGATGCTGCTGCAGAGCCGTCGCAAGGCGGAGCTGGGCTTGGAGCCGCATCAGCGCCTTCCGATGCCGGAGGTGCTGGCCACCATCGAGGATGCCGGCGCGCGCCGCTTGCGCCCGGTGCTGCTCACGGCCATCACCACCGTGCTGGGCCTTATCCCGCTGGCCATCGGCATCAACATCAACTTCTTCACCCTCTTCAGCGAGCTCGATCCGCAGTTCGTGCTCGGCGGCGACAACACCGTGTTCTGGGGCCCCATGAGCTGGACGGTGATCTTCGGCCTCGTCTTCGCCACCTTCCTCACACTGGTGATCGTGCCGGTGATGTTCCTGCTGCTCACCAAGGTGCTTTACCGGTGGGTGCCCGTGCGCGGGCAAATGACGAGCGGGGATCAGGGGGCGGCGCCAGCGGCGCCACCTGCGCTTGGTTGA